Below is a genomic region from Microbacterium sp. LWO12-1.2.
ACGCGTCGCCCTCCTCGCGCTTGATGATGCGTGCCTTGAGAGGCAGCTTGTGAATGGCACGGGTCAGTGCCTCGCGAGCGAGTTCCTCGCTCACGCCGGCGACCTCGAAGAGGACGCGACCCGGCTTGACGTTGGCGACCCACCACTCCGGCGAACCCTTACCGGAACCCATGCGGGTCTCAGCAGGCTTCTTCGTGAGCGGACGGTCAGGGTAGATGTTGATCCACACCTTGCCGCCACGCTTGATGTGACGGGTCATGGCGATACGAGCGGACTCGATCTGACGGTTCGTCACGTAAGCGGGCGTGAGCGCCTGGATGCCGAAGTCTCCGAAGGAGACCTTCGTGCCACCAGTAGCCTGACCCGAACGACCGGGGTGGTGCTGCTTGCGGAACTTGACCTTACGGGGGATGAGCATTATGCCGACGCTCCTTCTGCAACAGGTGCCTCGTTACGCGGCGCGCGGCGGCGGTCGCCACCACGGTCGTCGCGACGGGCCTTCGGTGCGTTGGCCTGCTCGCGAGCGAGCTCCTTCGCGGTGAGGTCGCCCTTGTAGATCCAGACCTTCACGCCGATGCGGCCGAAGGTGGTCTTCGCCTCGTAGAAGCCGTAGTCGATGTTCGCGCGCAGCGTGTGCAGCGGCACACGACCCTCGCGGTAGAACTCCGAACGGCTCATCTCAGCGCCGCCGAGGCGGCCGGAGACCTGGATGCGGATGCCCTTGGCACCAGCGCGCTGCGCGCCCTGGAGACCCTTGCGCATCGCACGACGGAACGCCACACGAGCAGAGAGCTGCTCGGCGATGCCCTGCGCGACGAGCTGAGCGTCAGCCTCGGGGTTCTTGACCTCGAGGATGTTCAGCTGGATCTGCTTGCCCGAGAGCTTCTCGAGGTCGCCACGGATACGCTCTGCCTCTGCACCACGGCGACCGATCACGATGCCCGGACGGGCGGTGTGGATGTCGACGCGGACGCGGTCACGGGTGCGCTCGATCTCGATGTTCGAGACACCGGCGCGGTCGAGCTGCGTCTTCAGCAGGTTGCGGATCTTGATGTCCTCGGCGACGTAGTCGGCGTAGCGCTGACCCTTCTTCGTCGAGTCCGAGAACCAGCGCGACACGTGGTCCGTGGTGATACCGAGACGGAAGCCGTACGGGTTTACCTTCTGTCCCATTACTTGCTCGCCTTCTTGTTGCTGTCGCCCGTTGCGGCCGGAGCTGCTGCAGGCGTGGAGAGCACGACCGTGATGTGGCTCGTGCGCTTCTTGATCTGGAAAGCGCGACCCTGTGCACGGGGCTGGAAACGCTTGAGCGTCGTGCCCTCGTCTACGTACGCGTTAGCCACGTACAGGTCCTGCTCGTCGAGGAACTCGCCGTCGCGATCTGCCTTGACCTGCGCGTTGGCCATGGCCGACGCGACAAGCTTGTAGATCGGCTCACTGGCGCTCTGCTGTGCGAACTTCAGGATCGCCAGAGCCTCCTGGGCCTGCTTGCCCTTGATGAGCGCGACGACACGACGAGCCTTCTGAGGGGTCACGCGGATGTGTCGCACGCGTGCGATCGATTCGACCATTAGCGGCGCCGCCCCTTCTTGTCGTCCTTCTCGTGGCCGCGGAAGGTGCGGGTGGGCGCGAACTCGCCCAGCTTGTGACCGACCATGGTCTCGGACACAAACACAGGGATGTGCTTGCGACCGTCGTGGACCGCGATCGTGTGACCCAGCATGGCCGGGATGATCATGGACCGGCGAGACCAGGTCTTGATGACGTTCTTCGTGCCCTTTTCGTTCTGACCGATCACCTTGCGAAGCAGGTGCTCGTCGACGAAGGGGCCCTTCTTAAGACTGCGAGGCATCTTCTCTTACTCCTACTTACGCTTCTTGCCGGCGTTACGACGACGCACGATGTACTTGTCGCTTTCCTTGTTG
It encodes:
- the rpsC gene encoding 30S ribosomal protein S3, whose protein sequence is MGQKVNPYGFRLGITTDHVSRWFSDSTKKGQRYADYVAEDIKIRNLLKTQLDRAGVSNIEIERTRDRVRVDIHTARPGIVIGRRGAEAERIRGDLEKLSGKQIQLNILEVKNPEADAQLVAQGIAEQLSARVAFRRAMRKGLQGAQRAGAKGIRIQVSGRLGGAEMSRSEFYREGRVPLHTLRANIDYGFYEAKTTFGRIGVKVWIYKGDLTAKELAREQANAPKARRDDRGGDRRRAPRNEAPVAEGASA
- the rplP gene encoding 50S ribosomal protein L16; its protein translation is MLIPRKVKFRKQHHPGRSGQATGGTKVSFGDFGIQALTPAYVTNRQIESARIAMTRHIKRGGKVWINIYPDRPLTKKPAETRMGSGKGSPEWWVANVKPGRVLFEVAGVSEELAREALTRAIHKLPLKARIIKREEGDA
- the rpsS gene encoding 30S ribosomal protein S19, producing the protein MPRSLKKGPFVDEHLLRKVIGQNEKGTKNVIKTWSRRSMIIPAMLGHTIAVHDGRKHIPVFVSETMVGHKLGEFAPTRTFRGHEKDDKKGRRR
- the rplV gene encoding 50S ribosomal protein L22, translating into MVESIARVRHIRVTPQKARRVVALIKGKQAQEALAILKFAQQSASEPIYKLVASAMANAQVKADRDGEFLDEQDLYVANAYVDEGTTLKRFQPRAQGRAFQIKKRTSHITVVLSTPAAAPAATGDSNKKASK